The following are encoded in a window of Telmatobacter sp. DSM 110680 genomic DNA:
- the flgB gene encoding flagellar basal body rod protein FlgB: MQIETRLSDQLSRYLDLAVSETKATAANMANIDTPGYRTQGFDFDAEMRKALKASDTEKELPLHIRAVDGLVSRPDGNNVSMDREGLKMAEAQLKFKTGVALMRLENQRVMDAIHADK, translated from the coding sequence ATGCAAATCGAAACGCGATTAAGCGATCAATTGTCTCGGTATCTTGATCTTGCCGTGAGCGAGACAAAAGCGACAGCTGCGAACATGGCCAACATCGATACTCCCGGCTACCGTACCCAGGGGTTCGACTTCGATGCGGAGATGCGGAAGGCACTTAAGGCTTCGGACACAGAGAAGGAATTGCCGTTGCATATTCGAGCAGTAGACGGCTTGGTCTCACGGCCCGACGGCAATAACGTTTCCATGGACCGCGAGGGCCTGAAGATGGCCGAGGCTCAATTGAAATTCAAGACCGGCGTTGCTCTCATGCGGCTTGAGAATCAGCGCGTGATGGACGCCATCCACGCTGACAAGTAG
- a CDS encoding sigma-54 dependent transcriptional regulator yields the protein MAATAALISSCNSRSRSRTVLVTSADGSFRQRLNAMLTGLRWQVREAQGGAEAWGEAMDMLPQAIIVDSWLPDLDIAEFLREFRATFPNVDVITAGCATPLESAPGPHRQEILYALRRIQETDTAAWNTAPILDGAEVTQPPNQPAIRLPKAIPTGQNPCASEGELVNKESHATTAAEIRPQSSTLTNANDRILELIGNSSCMLEISRRIRLVAPRSTPVLIEGPTGSGKELVAEAIHKLSARNRKTFVAINCAAIPEALLEAELFGHTRGAFTGAVKGRVGRIEAADGGTLFLDEIGEMPLALQAKLLRFVECGELQRVGDNELLKVDVRIIAATHQALAQQTQAGGFRADLYYRLAVFLIRTPPLAEHIEDLQLLVDHFVEQMGRAMPVKRIDAAAMAKLLVHPWPGNVRELEHVLERAAILAGDEAILTAEDIDFGMPISSAAFEQHIS from the coding sequence ATGGCAGCCACAGCGGCTTTGATTTCTTCCTGCAATTCACGGAGTCGATCGCGCACTGTTTTGGTGACGAGTGCCGACGGCAGTTTTCGGCAGAGGCTGAATGCCATGCTCACCGGCTTACGCTGGCAGGTGCGGGAGGCTCAAGGAGGCGCGGAAGCATGGGGCGAGGCGATGGACATGCTGCCCCAGGCGATTATCGTCGACTCGTGGCTGCCAGATCTGGACATAGCTGAATTCCTCCGTGAATTTCGCGCGACCTTTCCGAATGTGGACGTGATTACAGCCGGCTGTGCAACTCCTCTTGAAAGTGCGCCGGGACCGCATCGCCAAGAAATTCTTTACGCTCTTCGGCGCATTCAGGAAACAGATACAGCAGCCTGGAACACCGCGCCAATTCTGGACGGAGCCGAAGTTACGCAACCTCCCAACCAGCCCGCGATCCGTCTGCCTAAGGCGATTCCAACTGGTCAAAACCCCTGCGCTTCAGAGGGGGAGCTTGTGAACAAAGAAAGCCATGCAACAACTGCGGCAGAAATACGTCCACAAAGCTCTACATTGACCAACGCAAATGACCGGATACTGGAACTGATCGGAAATTCATCCTGCATGCTTGAGATCAGCCGGCGTATTCGCCTAGTGGCGCCGCGTTCTACGCCAGTATTGATTGAAGGGCCGACTGGGTCAGGTAAAGAACTGGTTGCCGAAGCCATTCACAAGCTCTCGGCCCGCAACCGGAAGACATTTGTAGCCATCAATTGCGCCGCAATTCCCGAGGCGTTACTGGAAGCAGAACTTTTCGGCCACACCCGCGGCGCATTTACAGGAGCCGTGAAGGGGCGCGTAGGCAGGATTGAAGCCGCCGATGGAGGCACCTTGTTTCTCGATGAGATCGGTGAGATGCCATTGGCACTACAGGCCAAGCTACTACGATTTGTTGAGTGCGGAGAATTGCAGCGCGTTGGAGACAACGAATTGCTGAAGGTAGATGTGCGCATTATCGCGGCCACTCATCAGGCCCTGGCACAGCAGACCCAAGCCGGAGGTTTTCGTGCAGACCTTTATTACAGATTGGCCGTATTTCTGATTCGTACTCCTCCGCTGGCAGAGCATATCGAAGATTTGCAGTTGCTTGTGGATCACTTCGTGGAACAAATGGGTCGCGCGATGCCGGTCAAGCGCATTGATGCCGCGGCGATGGCAAAACTCCTGGTGCATCCGTGGCCGGGTAACGTGCGAGAACTTGAGCATGTACTGGAGCGCGCAGCCATTCTCGCCGGTGACGAAGCAATTCTTACTGCCGAGGACATCGATTTTGGAATGCCTATAAGTTCTGCCGCGTTCGAACAACACATCAGCTAA
- a CDS encoding response regulator transcription factor, translated as MRLLIAEDDKALGLFLRRGLESNGDHVHIVLDGAQAVEAFQSQLPDLTILDLNLPVMDGETALKEIRRIDASLPILILTGRQQVDTRVRCLDSGADDLMVKPFSLIELQARCRALMRRKSNAQLVLRAGDLELSRLDHSVHRCGKTVSLTNKEFALLEHLMLNRGHCTSRVELLQTVWNSESSQTTNIVDVYINYLRRKLEDMPPDGLIRTIRGHGYMIPYESKLCSDRLSPSTPLPSCDSGFISTDFDT; from the coding sequence ATGAGGTTGCTGATCGCAGAAGACGACAAAGCATTGGGCTTGTTTCTGCGACGGGGACTTGAGTCCAATGGCGATCATGTGCATATCGTTCTCGATGGCGCCCAGGCAGTCGAAGCCTTTCAGAGTCAGTTGCCGGACCTCACGATTCTCGACCTGAATTTGCCGGTCATGGACGGAGAGACCGCACTCAAGGAGATTCGGCGGATCGACGCAAGCTTACCAATCTTGATACTCACTGGCAGGCAGCAGGTGGACACACGCGTCCGCTGCCTCGACAGCGGAGCGGATGACCTGATGGTAAAGCCCTTCAGCCTGATTGAGCTCCAGGCTCGTTGTCGTGCACTTATGCGGCGAAAGAGTAATGCGCAGCTGGTGCTGCGCGCTGGTGATCTCGAACTCAGCCGGTTGGATCATTCAGTGCATCGGTGCGGAAAAACCGTGAGTCTCACCAACAAGGAGTTTGCGCTCCTTGAACACCTGATGCTCAATCGCGGACATTGCACTTCGCGTGTCGAACTGCTGCAAACAGTTTGGAATTCTGAGTCATCTCAGACCACAAACATTGTGGATGTCTATATCAACTATCTTCGGCGCAAACTTGAGGACATGCCCCCCGATGGCCTGATCCGCACGATTCGAGGCCACGGATACATGATCCCTTATGAATCGAAACTATGTAGTGACAGGCTTTCTCCGTCGACGCCGTTGCCAAGCTGCGATTCAGGGTTCATCAGCACAGATTTTGATACTTAG
- a CDS encoding GGDEF domain-containing protein: MSLLWAYRASLLEMTDCGTSACPGLAAELKAGLTRVDEGLGVIPNLQTVASAKNTLREVLQNWGKKTALHYEQKAGEIRDLLLVMARTAESLGHRDDLYAQQLDLVTKQLDGISRLDDISKIRATVEESATQLKNSVARMTSESRAVIEHLRVEVSTYQSKLEKAEHIAACDPLTGLGSRLWAEARIQQRIGTGLPFSIVMIDITGFRRVNQEYGNLVGDLILKEFAKELRSSCRFTDLVARWGGDEFLVVPDCAGGDLEGQITRLQSWICRPYLVPGRSGHASIRLGASIGIAEYREGDNLQDLLERADAKLCAQQEIARRKLTA, from the coding sequence TTGTCTCTCCTGTGGGCATATCGGGCCAGCTTGCTTGAGATGACCGACTGTGGCACGAGTGCTTGCCCGGGCCTCGCTGCGGAATTGAAGGCGGGACTGACGCGGGTCGATGAAGGACTCGGGGTTATTCCCAATTTGCAGACGGTCGCATCGGCTAAGAATACTCTCCGGGAGGTGCTGCAAAACTGGGGGAAGAAGACCGCTTTGCACTATGAACAGAAAGCAGGAGAGATAAGAGATCTACTCCTCGTGATGGCTCGCACCGCAGAGTCTCTTGGTCACCGGGACGATCTGTACGCACAGCAATTGGATCTGGTTACAAAGCAGCTGGATGGCATCTCCCGGCTTGACGACATTTCGAAAATCCGAGCCACCGTCGAAGAAAGTGCCACGCAGCTTAAAAATTCCGTTGCACGAATGACATCCGAAAGCAGAGCTGTTATCGAGCACTTGCGCGTTGAGGTCTCCACCTATCAATCGAAACTCGAAAAGGCCGAGCACATTGCAGCATGTGACCCGCTGACCGGACTAGGAAGCCGCCTGTGGGCTGAGGCACGAATCCAGCAGCGAATCGGAACTGGCTTGCCTTTTTCGATCGTCATGATTGATATCACCGGTTTCAGGCGCGTGAATCAGGAGTATGGAAATCTCGTAGGCGATCTCATTCTGAAGGAATTTGCCAAGGAACTGCGGTCGTCCTGCCGATTCACTGACCTCGTCGCGCGCTGGGGCGGTGATGAATTTCTGGTGGTTCCAGACTGTGCAGGGGGCGACCTCGAAGGACAGATCACCCGCCTGCAGTCATGGATTTGCCGACCCTATCTCGTTCCAGGAAGATCCGGGCATGCGAGCATTCGGCTGGGAGCATCGATCGGTATCGCTGAATATCGCGAAGGCGATAACCTGCAGGATCTGCTCGAGCGGGCGGATGCCAAACTTTGCGCCCAACAGGAAATTGCGCGGCGGAAGCTGACCGCCTGA
- the lexA gene encoding transcriptional repressor LexA, whose amino-acid sequence MAVTRRQKEIIDFLESFVSRNGYSPSFEEIARGMNLKSLATVHKHISNLEKKGLLDRVHNRSRSIDVLPPGARNRTSDRLPLAGRIAAGLPVETSENPETISLHDVVGNRDVFALEVRGDSMRDEHIINGDYVLVERTRTARQGEIVVALVHGSETTLKRFYAEGQVVRLQPANVDMDPIYVPAAQVAIQGRVLGVLRKYR is encoded by the coding sequence ATGGCTGTAACCCGAAGACAAAAAGAGATCATCGACTTTCTGGAGTCGTTCGTATCCCGCAACGGATATTCCCCTTCTTTTGAAGAGATTGCACGGGGAATGAACCTGAAAAGCCTGGCCACGGTTCATAAACACATATCTAACCTCGAAAAGAAGGGGCTGCTGGACCGAGTTCACAACCGGAGTCGTTCGATCGACGTTTTGCCCCCCGGCGCACGCAATCGTACGAGCGATCGCCTTCCGTTAGCCGGGCGAATTGCCGCTGGACTCCCGGTGGAGACCTCGGAAAACCCAGAGACCATTTCGCTTCACGATGTGGTCGGCAACCGGGATGTATTTGCTCTTGAGGTGCGTGGCGACTCGATGCGCGATGAACACATCATTAATGGCGACTATGTGCTCGTCGAGCGCACGCGTACCGCCCGCCAGGGGGAGATTGTAGTAGCCCTCGTGCATGGTTCCGAAACCACTTTGAAGCGTTTTTATGCGGAGGGCCAAGTAGTACGACTACAGCCAGCCAATGTGGACATGGACCCCATCTACGTTCCTGCAGCGCAGGTGGCGATCCAAGGCCGGGTTCTTGGAGTGCTTCGTAAATACCGCTAG
- the trxA gene encoding thioredoxin produces MAGLGVLEVSDATFEQEVLKSEQPVLVDFWAVWCGPCRAIAPIVDGVAQTYAGKLKVAKVDVDRNAATPSRYGIRGIPALLFFKGGKVADQVVGYAPQDVIEEKIQRLLA; encoded by the coding sequence ATGGCAGGTTTGGGAGTTTTGGAAGTAAGCGATGCAACATTCGAACAAGAAGTGCTCAAAAGCGAGCAGCCGGTCCTCGTAGACTTTTGGGCAGTTTGGTGCGGCCCGTGCCGTGCGATCGCGCCGATTGTTGATGGAGTTGCGCAGACTTACGCGGGCAAGTTGAAGGTGGCAAAAGTGGACGTTGACCGCAATGCTGCCACCCCTTCGCGTTACGGTATTCGTGGTATTCCGGCGCTGCTGTTCTTCAAGGGCGGCAAGGTGGCCGATCAAGTTGTGGGATATGCGCCGCAGGATGTGATTGAAGAAAAAATACAGCGTTTGCTGGCATAG
- the thrB gene encoding homoserine kinase — protein sequence MSGSTSIFRMRLPATSANLGSGFDAAAVALNFFLEIEAAPAETFSISATGEDADLCARVEDNLILGIYQRILRENRKPLTPLAVRMRNSIPLGMGCGSSAAGRLAAIAMAVHFGGLDWKSERILEEACALEGHPDNAAACWLGGFVAAASEERKVYVARVVPPASWRAIVVLPPDSLATSKARAVLPNSYSSDDVVANIQAVSLLGLAFAQSRGDLLRVAMKDRIHQPYRLKMCPMLPRLFPLAGTAGILGVGLSGAGPAVLVIVDKKADLQSVSTAIQTSLDRLPHPRLITSAFEEIGAEKSFRKES from the coding sequence ATGAGCGGAAGCACAAGCATCTTCAGAATGCGGCTGCCGGCTACATCGGCGAATCTTGGTTCAGGTTTCGATGCCGCGGCCGTTGCACTCAACTTTTTTCTGGAGATCGAAGCAGCACCGGCCGAGACATTTTCAATCTCTGCTACTGGCGAGGACGCAGATCTGTGCGCCCGCGTTGAGGACAACCTCATCCTTGGCATTTATCAGAGAATCCTCCGGGAGAATCGCAAACCCCTGACGCCACTTGCGGTGCGAATGAGGAATAGCATCCCTCTGGGAATGGGCTGCGGTTCCTCGGCTGCAGGGCGGCTTGCTGCAATTGCCATGGCCGTCCACTTTGGTGGACTCGATTGGAAGTCCGAGCGCATTCTCGAAGAAGCTTGTGCGCTGGAGGGTCACCCCGACAATGCCGCCGCATGCTGGTTGGGCGGATTTGTGGCGGCAGCAAGCGAAGAGCGAAAAGTCTATGTGGCTCGTGTGGTTCCGCCCGCGTCTTGGCGCGCGATTGTGGTGCTGCCGCCTGATTCTCTCGCCACCAGCAAAGCCCGTGCGGTTCTTCCCAATTCCTACTCGAGCGATGATGTCGTCGCCAACATCCAGGCGGTTTCCTTGCTTGGATTGGCCTTTGCACAAAGCCGTGGCGACCTGCTGCGTGTCGCAATGAAGGACCGCATCCATCAGCCTTATCGTCTGAAGATGTGCCCGATGCTGCCGAGATTATTTCCATTGGCCGGAACGGCCGGCATACTAGGCGTCGGCTTGAGCGGTGCCGGCCCCGCGGTTCTAGTCATCGTAGACAAAAAAGCAGACCTCCAGTCGGTCTCCACAGCGATTCAGACGTCTCTCGATAGGCTGCCTCATCCTCGGTTGATTACAAGTGCCTTCGAGGAGATCGGTGCAGAGAAATCCTTTCGCAAAGAGTCATGA
- the thrC gene encoding threonine synthase, whose translation MNDNLHTLRCFGCGARIAGTDAQPDFRCVQCGDLFEVEYAGWGQRQGQNRPNPGALKWLWRERRCSSESLDQSGVWRFRELLPILDNFGNAVSLHEGNTPLYKLKRAAKALGIDQLFAKHQGMNPTGSFKDTGMTAALSVARERGFEWVACASTGNTSAAMAAYAARAGLRSLVLIPEGKIAWGKLSQAMDYGAITCQLKADFDGCVRVLTQIVKEAPIYLLNSVNPYRLEGQKTPAFEIAEAFDWTVPDHLIVPGGNLANSSALGKGFRELQELGLVARVPRISVIQAEGANPLARSFAANNGEQMEPVEAHTRATAIRIGNPASWRKAARVVKDTGGWCLDVTEAEIAISKAELGTEGLGCEPASAVTLAGLKKLRANGKVAASDTVVLLLTGHTLKDADYTINFHRGTLLSEGEVAGHQQEIVALQRNAVAVDATPAAVLATLKGLAG comes from the coding sequence ATGAACGACAATCTTCACACGTTACGGTGTTTCGGATGCGGTGCGCGCATCGCCGGAACTGATGCTCAACCGGACTTCAGATGCGTGCAATGCGGCGATCTTTTTGAAGTCGAATATGCGGGCTGGGGCCAGCGGCAGGGTCAAAACCGGCCAAATCCCGGCGCGCTCAAGTGGCTATGGCGTGAACGACGCTGCTCCAGCGAATCATTGGATCAGAGCGGCGTATGGCGATTCCGCGAGCTACTGCCGATTCTCGACAATTTCGGCAATGCCGTAAGCCTGCACGAAGGCAACACGCCTCTGTACAAGTTGAAGCGAGCTGCCAAGGCTCTGGGAATCGACCAGTTATTCGCGAAGCATCAGGGAATGAATCCAACCGGTTCCTTCAAAGACACGGGCATGACCGCAGCGCTGAGCGTGGCTCGCGAGCGCGGATTTGAATGGGTGGCGTGCGCCTCGACAGGCAACACATCGGCTGCTATGGCAGCGTATGCGGCCCGCGCAGGTCTTCGCAGCCTGGTGTTGATTCCTGAAGGCAAGATTGCGTGGGGAAAGCTCTCTCAGGCGATGGATTATGGCGCCATCACCTGCCAGCTCAAAGCCGACTTCGATGGTTGCGTGCGCGTCTTGACGCAGATCGTGAAAGAAGCGCCAATCTATTTGCTCAACTCCGTAAACCCCTACAGGCTCGAGGGACAGAAAACTCCTGCATTCGAAATCGCCGAAGCATTCGATTGGACAGTTCCAGATCACCTGATTGTTCCTGGCGGAAATCTCGCCAACAGCTCCGCGTTGGGAAAAGGCTTTCGCGAACTGCAGGAACTCGGGCTAGTCGCTCGCGTCCCGCGTATCTCTGTTATCCAGGCCGAAGGCGCCAATCCACTGGCGCGAAGTTTTGCGGCAAACAACGGCGAACAGATGGAGCCCGTCGAGGCCCATACGCGAGCAACGGCAATCCGCATTGGAAACCCCGCTTCGTGGCGCAAAGCCGCGCGTGTCGTTAAAGACACAGGCGGCTGGTGTCTCGATGTAACCGAAGCCGAGATTGCTATTTCCAAGGCCGAATTAGGTACTGAGGGTCTGGGCTGCGAACCTGCCTCTGCGGTAACGCTGGCCGGCCTAAAGAAGCTGCGCGCCAACGGCAAGGTCGCGGCGTCCGACACCGTGGTTCTTCTGCTGACCGGGCATACGCTCAAGGATGCTGACTACACCATCAACTTCCACCGTGGAACGCTGTTGAGTGAAGGCGAGGTTGCAGGGCATCAACAGGAGATTGTCGCTTTGCAACGCAACGCCGTCGCAGTCGACGCCACTCCCGCAGCCGTTCTGGCGACACTTAAGGGATTGGCCGGATGA
- the modA gene encoding molybdate ABC transporter substrate-binding protein → MLRRTVLGLAMIAALASAAAQSPLRVAAAADLEPVLPHILANFERSSGIHVEATYQASAALTTQIQNGAPFDLFLSADMGYPKRLISDGLADAAGSADSSTPINYANGTLVLWARKDSSLPPPSLELLHSPALRRLAVANPDRAPYGRAAVAALTSLKLYDALKARLVTAENIAQTAQFVDSGNADAGLISLTSALTQHLSSSGSYFVIPRDLYPPIQQGAVIVSKITKRSEAHKLLDYLLSAPVQAELARAGLTPAHK, encoded by the coding sequence ATGCTGAGACGCACCGTTTTGGGATTGGCGATGATCGCAGCCCTAGCTTCGGCTGCCGCGCAATCGCCCCTTCGAGTCGCGGCAGCCGCGGACCTGGAACCTGTGCTACCACATATCCTCGCGAATTTCGAGCGCTCCAGCGGCATTCATGTGGAAGCGACTTACCAGGCTTCCGCGGCGCTGACAACCCAGATCCAGAATGGGGCGCCGTTTGATCTGTTCCTCTCCGCGGACATGGGATATCCCAAGCGGCTGATCAGTGATGGATTGGCAGACGCAGCTGGCAGTGCGGACTCTTCTACGCCGATCAATTATGCGAATGGCACGCTGGTTTTATGGGCCCGCAAGGATTCGTCGTTGCCTCCGCCATCGCTTGAATTGCTTCATAGCCCCGCTCTTCGACGGCTTGCCGTCGCCAATCCCGATCGCGCGCCCTATGGACGCGCTGCGGTCGCGGCGCTTACCAGCCTCAAACTTTACGATGCCTTGAAAGCGCGGCTGGTGACGGCAGAGAATATTGCCCAGACCGCGCAATTTGTGGATTCCGGCAACGCCGATGCTGGTCTTATTTCACTGACATCAGCACTGACCCAACACCTTTCTTCAAGCGGCAGCTACTTCGTGATTCCGCGCGATCTCTATCCGCCGATCCAGCAGGGCGCGGTGATCGTCAGCAAGATAACGAAGCGATCTGAAGCTCACAAACTTCTCGACTATCTGCTCTCCGCACCGGTTCAAGCCGAACTGGCTCGCGCTGGCCTGACACCGGCTCACAAATAA
- the modB gene encoding molybdate ABC transporter permease subunit has translation MDWQAFALTIKLASLTTAILLVITVPLAALLVLGRSRWLAALEALAALPLVLPPTVLGFFLLVLLGMRTTVGRGIAGLLGHPLAFSFAGLVVGSVIYSLPFAVQPIVAGFSAVDASLLDAARMLGAGPVRLVLRVLVPLARRSMLAAAVLAFLHTVGEFGVVLMLGGDIPGATRTLSIVLYNQVENFDYAAANRTAALLLGLSILALAAIYTGARPRGGRRA, from the coding sequence ATGGACTGGCAAGCGTTCGCCCTCACCATCAAACTCGCTTCGCTTACTACGGCGATTCTGCTGGTCATCACGGTTCCCCTGGCCGCGCTTCTTGTCCTCGGCCGTAGCCGGTGGCTCGCCGCGCTGGAAGCTCTTGCCGCGCTGCCGCTAGTGTTACCGCCTACAGTGCTCGGATTCTTTCTGCTCGTTTTGCTCGGGATGCGTACCACGGTGGGACGAGGCATTGCGGGATTGCTCGGCCATCCGCTGGCCTTTTCGTTTGCCGGCCTGGTCGTAGGATCTGTGATTTACAGCTTGCCGTTCGCGGTTCAGCCGATTGTTGCTGGCTTTTCCGCAGTCGACGCCTCCCTGCTGGACGCAGCGCGAATGCTTGGAGCAGGACCGGTTCGGCTTGTCCTCCGCGTGCTCGTTCCTCTTGCACGCCGCTCAATGCTGGCAGCAGCAGTCCTGGCATTTTTGCACACCGTGGGCGAGTTCGGTGTAGTGCTCATGCTAGGTGGCGACATTCCCGGTGCGACGCGCACGCTTTCCATCGTTCTCTATAACCAGGTTGAGAATTTCGATTATGCTGCAGCGAATCGCACTGCAGCCCTGCTTCTCGGCTTGAGTATTCTTGCGCTCGCAGCCATTTATACAGGCGCTCGACCGCGCGGAGGCCGCCGTGCTTGA
- a CDS encoding ATP-binding cassette domain-containing protein produces MLDFSLDSRRGSFHLKASCRFASQWTVIFGPSGAGKSTLLRLFAGLDRPDSGRIEHNGRVLTDVEHHVFIKPGLRHAALVAQHPALFPHLSVNDNVAFGLASLDAANRDARVTEMLALADATHLAHRWPRDLSGGEAQRIALARSLATLPRLLLLDEPFSALDGEASDALLARLQVWSDQHQVQTVMATHDATDAFATNSEVALLKEGRLTGLGPAADALASERDRIVARFEML; encoded by the coding sequence GTGCTTGACTTCTCGCTCGATTCGCGCCGCGGCAGTTTTCATCTGAAGGCATCATGCCGCTTCGCGTCACAGTGGACAGTCATCTTCGGTCCATCCGGCGCGGGCAAGAGCACGTTGCTACGATTGTTTGCCGGGCTCGACCGGCCGGATAGTGGCCGCATCGAACATAACGGCAGGGTGCTGACTGACGTCGAACACCACGTCTTCATCAAGCCAGGTCTGCGGCACGCTGCATTGGTTGCACAGCATCCTGCGCTCTTCCCTCACCTCAGCGTGAATGACAATGTTGCCTTTGGACTGGCGTCGCTGGACGCAGCCAATCGCGACGCCCGCGTAACTGAGATGCTGGCTCTGGCGGATGCAACTCATTTGGCGCATCGATGGCCCCGAGACCTATCCGGCGGCGAAGCACAGCGCATCGCCTTGGCGCGTTCGCTGGCAACTTTGCCGCGTTTGCTCTTGCTTGACGAGCCGTTTTCTGCGCTGGACGGAGAGGCAAGTGATGCCTTGTTGGCTCGACTCCAGGTATGGAGCGATCAGCATCAAGTTCAAACCGTGATGGCAACGCACGATGCGACGGACGCATTCGCTACGAATTCAGAAGTTGCCCTATTGAAGGAAGGCCGTCTTACAGGACTGGGCCCTGCCGCAGATGCCCTCGCCTCGGAGCGAGATCGAATCGTCGCGCGTTTTGAGATGCTCTAG
- a CDS encoding UDP-N-acetylmuramate dehydrogenase has product MRIEENKPLARQTTLGIGGPARWFVEAHSELDVAESAGWARESGVPLFVLGGGSNLLVADAGFPGLILHVVSKGIERRDDAGGEVLYSAAAGEDWDQFVERTLDNDCAGLECLAGIPGTVGGTPVQNVGAYGQEVSTTIDSVRAFDLQKHKFVEFSNKECGFSYRRSRFNSYDRGRFIVTRVEYLLKQDGAPTLKYSDLQRQFDASAKPSLREVGEAVRRIRRSKGMLLVDGDPDCRSAGSFFKNPIVTAEHAADIADKVGEEPPNFPAGPDKPGQVKLPAAWLIERAGFARGYALGRAGISTRHTLALVNRGGATATEILALADKIKHAVTQRFGVDLEIEPVLLGF; this is encoded by the coding sequence ATGCGCATTGAAGAAAACAAGCCGCTTGCACGACAAACGACGTTGGGAATCGGCGGTCCCGCACGGTGGTTTGTCGAGGCCCATTCGGAACTGGATGTAGCCGAATCCGCCGGTTGGGCACGGGAAAGTGGCGTTCCGCTGTTCGTGCTGGGTGGCGGCAGCAATTTGCTAGTGGCTGACGCTGGCTTTCCAGGATTAATTCTCCACGTTGTTTCGAAGGGAATCGAACGCCGAGACGATGCAGGTGGAGAAGTTCTCTACAGCGCAGCCGCTGGCGAGGATTGGGATCAGTTTGTCGAGCGAACTTTGGATAATGATTGTGCCGGCCTCGAATGTCTCGCTGGGATCCCCGGCACGGTCGGCGGAACACCGGTGCAGAACGTCGGTGCATACGGTCAGGAAGTGTCTACGACAATTGATAGTGTTCGCGCTTTCGATCTTCAAAAGCACAAGTTTGTTGAATTCAGTAACAAAGAGTGCGGGTTTTCGTACCGCCGTAGCCGGTTCAATTCATACGATCGTGGGCGCTTCATCGTGACGCGCGTTGAATATCTGCTGAAACAAGACGGAGCCCCTACATTGAAGTACTCGGATCTCCAGCGGCAATTTGACGCCAGTGCAAAGCCATCGCTCAGGGAAGTCGGTGAGGCAGTGCGCCGAATCCGTCGATCGAAGGGGATGCTTCTGGTAGATGGCGATCCCGACTGCCGCAGCGCCGGAAGCTTCTTCAAAAACCCGATCGTGACGGCTGAACATGCGGCCGATATCGCGGACAAGGTCGGCGAAGAACCTCCGAATTTTCCGGCTGGTCCGGACAAGCCGGGCCAGGTGAAGCTTCCGGCCGCATGGCTGATCGAACGAGCGGGGTTTGCGAGAGGCTACGCCCTTGGACGTGCCGGCATCTCAACGCGTCATACGCTCGCTCTTGTGAATCGCGGCGGCGCGACCGCCACCGAAATTCTGGCGCTCGCCGACAAAATCAAACACGCGGTAACTCAGCGCTTCGGAGTAGATCTGGAAATAGAGCCAGTCTTACTCGGATTCTGA
- a CDS encoding BrxA/BrxB family bacilliredoxin, which yields MYPEIMVIPMREELVRAGIQETRTAEDVDAALAQTGTTLLVVNSICGCAAGKMRPGVRLALSNTQNAPDHKITVFAGQDREATERARGYFEGNPPTSPAIAILRDGKLVYLMQRFVIEQATAQQIAGELVRAFDEFCAKTSA from the coding sequence ATGTACCCAGAGATTATGGTCATTCCGATGCGCGAAGAATTAGTCCGCGCCGGAATTCAGGAAACTCGCACTGCCGAAGATGTCGACGCAGCTCTCGCACAGACCGGCACAACCCTGTTGGTGGTGAACTCGATTTGCGGGTGCGCGGCCGGCAAGATGCGTCCCGGCGTTCGGCTTGCACTCTCTAACACCCAGAATGCGCCCGATCACAAGATCACCGTCTTTGCCGGTCAGGATCGCGAAGCCACTGAGCGTGCGCGGGGATATTTCGAAGGCAACCCACCCACCTCACCGGCTATCGCCATTCTGCGTGATGGAAAGCTCGTTTACCTGATGCAGCGGTTTGTCATCGAGCAGGCTACGGCTCAACAGATTGCTGGCGAACTGGTTCGCGCATTTGATGAGTTCTGCGCTAAGACTTCTGCATAA